The Gossypium hirsutum isolate 1008001.06 chromosome D03, Gossypium_hirsutum_v2.1, whole genome shotgun sequence genomic interval catggaataatctgaacttgagataaattattatggaaatgtacatgttatatgaatatatgatgtggaaaaaatatgtatataaaaattgttacatgatgagctcatcattgtttcttgatattcaaatgaagtacatgactaacatgtttcttgaggatatatgtgtttaggcaaattgccaaatttctttggatgaattttacatgcttactttaaatataaatgaatggtaagttaatttcatgttatacgaacttactaagcataatatgattactatgttttatttcctctgttctatagtaattcggaagctcgttgggttggaagcttagcgaagatatcatcacactatccatcagctcatcTTGGTATATTTAGTAAATCaactttggttataatggcatgtatatgttaacttggccaatgttggcaaaaaaatattttggttgtaattagccattagaatggcttgtGATGGACATGTTTTGATGTGAATATAAGAGGCTATATCATGtttgatatgtgtttgaaatggttggtTGATAGAATCATATTGgtatattaatgattaaattgagttaacatatttggtaaaatatgcttttatgtgaatttggtaagttaggtaagtttgtatactTGGTTATAAGAGATATTATATCATGCATAATACTTGATTTTGAATGGATTTAAATGTCttgttttggcttgagaatatgtttaagtgtttatgtaggtggaaggtaaacttgggtgagaaatatggcttagaaatgaccttatttcatccacatgggcaaagacactGGCGTGTATCTTAGCCGTGTATGACACagggcctagcacatgggcgtgcgtattggccttgtgtcccctgcatcattaaaattcaaaatagaatgctcaatatttttcacacggtctggcacacgagcgtgtggcttggccgtgtgacccctgcacctatacACGGCCTATATAAGGGAATGTGATCGGTTTATGGTGTGAATGTTAAATGTCatgaaatatttgtatttgacttgtaaattttgataatgttccgtaaccctgttttggcaacggatatgggttaggggtgttacaaattgtttgataaattttgtCAATGATTGAGTCTCTGTATCTATGATTAAGTGTTCTATTTATGTGTTTGAGATTAGGGATTCGAGTAttctcttttaaaattttacattttattttggcATAACCTTTATCAGTGAACTGACGACTTAGGTTTATTTATGCGTTAATTTGTATCAAGATTGAGTTTGCTGGTTCAATGGATAAGCTTCTGTGTGTCTTTGGTCGTTTACTTGAGTCTTTGCGTAAGCAAAGCGGGGATATATTTTTGCTATTCTAAAAAATTCGTgtgattttattattaaattaaatttgctaAAATCCCCACTCCTTCTACGTTGGTTTTTTTATtcttccctcttcttcttctttttcatttttttcccttcttttttgtTTCCTACCACTTCATCTTCCATCTTTTACTCCTTTTTTGGGCATTTTGTTGGCACGTCTCGTTACTTCTATCAACGGTAAGGTTAATCTTATAAGTTCTGGGTTGGAATCCGGTTAATTGTTGTTTTTTGTTCGTTTTTGCCAAGAATTGGTTTCCTATTTTTTCTTACTCAATTCCTTTGTTTATGTGTCAATTGATTGTCAATTTTAGGCGAAGATCTAGAAAGTAGCATTCCCTCAACACATTAGTTCGATATCTCGCTGTTTTGTACAAGGTGAGTGTGTAAAGTTTTCGAGATTGATGTTCTTCATCGAACTTTTTGACATAACTTTGTTGGTCGACTTTTAGAGCATTCCTTTGggaattaattgttgaattagcCTTTGGTTGTTTGCTGTTAGGTCTCGGAGTCATTTTTTGCTTCTAAGTTGATTatgatcaggtgtgtaacgaaaacccgATTTTTTGCAAATTTTAAACGTCGAAAAACATGGCTCTCGACGCCATACGATTGTGTGGTaagccatgtgttaggccgtgtaactcactatttgcgAATTAGGGTCACACGAGTTAGGGACACGGACTTGtgttcaggccgtgtaactcattttTTTTGCATTAGTGTCACACGGGCCAGAGGTACGGTCATGTGTCCAAGTCATGtgagagatattttgatatttgagtCACACGGGCGTGCGCTTGGTCATGTGTTaaaaccgtgtaactcactgttttgagCCGCATAgtgtgtgctaggtcatgtgatAGGTTATGCCTGACATTAAgagggccacatgggcatgtgtcatgCCGTATAGACCACACGGGCCAGACACCTAGGCCGTGCgaatccacacaggcgtgtgggccaaAATACTAAAATTTCCCCTAAGGTCGTAAGCGTTGTTTGAATCGAACGTAGGCCTTCTGTAGGGTCTGTATAATCTGAATTAAACTGTATAACTTGATATCCAATATTTTGAGGCTGAATAATCGATTATTTGTACatataattaatgtaataacAGTAAACTGATAATGATCTGTATTATCTGATTATGACTTGTATTAGGATAACAGTATGTACATCATTGATATCTCATATCTGTAATCTGTATCTGCATTGGGTGGGAATGGTATAAAGAATGAAGTGTCAGCAATTTATTGATCTGCCGAATTGAGCGGCTAAGCCATAGTTTAATCATCGCATACTGATCTGACAGTTAGTCTGTAATCACTCTGAAATGTGTCATACCGACATtaattggtgtgtagggctggatgagAACTTGATACATTATATGGTGTGttaggatggtcggagatggtgtgtaacggATGGAGGTAGGAAACTGCATCTGATTTTGATTTGTTCTGCATATGTATCTGATTTGTTTTGCATCTTATTTGAACTATTATGATAATACTAAGTATCATTTGATCCTGATTCTGTGTCTGTGTCTGAATTTGGGAAATTATTGTCATACTTATATTGTTGTTTTACCTTTATATCTGTTACACACATTGATTTATAAACTCATTCTATTGGTTGATTGAATTGCAGGTAACCCATAAACTTAGGAGGCTCGGTGTGTCAAGAGCTTGGTCATATTTCTTTTCTAGATATTTTACTGTTTATATAAATTTGAACTAGTGTATGTTTTATTTCGGACTACGATTTGTAAGCACGGATTTCCATGTTGGTTTAATTGTTTAAATGTTTTCTgtataatgaattttaaaatacttaaaggTTGGTTATCCCCTTAAACATTTTGATATAACCTCCAGACTTGGTCTTTAACATCTAGGTCAAGTATGAGGTGTCATATATTTTCTCgggtatttttcaaaaaatacataCGGGTACCACTTGACATAGTGAAGACaccaaaaaaattctttaaaaaaaaactcataattgCCTAATGATTTGAGGGGAAAATGGGGTGGTACTGCTGGTGTGTCAGGCAACACCGACAGAGACTGTTCAAAACAacttattttcataaaatattttttctctgatccattttcgtaattaattgtttatatatatatatatatattgtaaaagaGCCCCTCACAATTAATTTTGAgccataataataaaacaatggAAACTAAATGTTGGACGAAatgtaaaagataaaaagattaaatgtataataattttaaacacaacatagaaacatgaaatatttaataaataagacataTATCACAATAataattgatatttaatttttgaacatatttagtaatttatatttatataaaaaattatcatttttaaatgaTCTGGTTTTGAGTGACAATGACACTTTAAACATTGTGTTGAGTATGAAAATGAAGACAAGTAtttgttatgttatgttatgttatgttatgaatggataattaaataattaaatttaaacataaatttaactctttataatattaaatttgttgaattatttagaattagaattaaattaatagaatatgtaaatgttgagaaCTAAATGTGTAATTATGTCACTTACCGTTTAGTTATTTTCATTAATGATTTAATAAagggtgaccaaaatagaaaccaATGATAATGTTAGTGacgaaaatgaattttttttgtagattaataatcaaaatagaaatatgataatAGTTGGGTGAATAATTGTATAGCTTactctaaaaattattttaaaaaattcataaaagaaCATATAAAAATTGTCagtaattataaaaacttataaaatttcaaagcaagtactaaaatattataattttgaaatattaaaaatatataaaaattcatttatcgGTTCctcattttgaaaattaaacccCTAAAATTAAAACGAACACGTGACATTAGACCAACTGTTAGATAATGTGAATAGTCATCAAAATATTCCATGTTGACATATGCTAATGTTTGTAACGGTTGGataatgaaaatttgattttatagTATCTAATTGTACTAAAAAAACTTTATCATACAATACTTAGCAAacaattttcaacattttaaggCTCAAACTATTGTATCATACTTAAAAATTggagataaaatttttaaaaataataataacaataataatttatcaataaataGGAGAGGCCCCACAATTATCGTTTTATTTGTAGAAGATCGAGAATATTTTATTCAATATGAAAATGACCCTAACGATTTGACGATTAATTCCATTATCCAACGATTGGTGTAATGTTATGTGTTCATTATGATTTTaggtgtttaaattatttttttataatttctaaatttttatagtttctttaCAATGTATTAgagtttattatattatttatatttttttatgaattttataatcttttataaaattttgattatgtttttatatgttttattaattttataattttttataatttattagaatttctataaaattttacaatatttataagcttttttgaatttttatatttttataagtacTATTCTAATTTgtctataatttttataattttatataaatatttaatttttatgatatttttataattttttataataaaaatataagattaaattaaaagcTATCCTGTATCGCCATTTAATTGGTTTGTCAAATTATTTTAATGGTCAACGtagtacttaattgattttttttaattaatgaaaagAGCTCAATTGGGTGCGAATTTAATGCAGGGctcaattgaatttttttttcattttctcttaaAGAGCCTTTTTGCACCTATAAGCCTAAAAAAAAGCTCACGTAGTCACATGGTATCCATGCAACTAAAAAAATaacctgaatttaataaaataattttagcaCTGTTAATAGCTTGACttgaaatttaaaatctaaaaagtagatgAAATAAATTCATAGAAATAATAGTAAAATGTCCAAAAGAGTGGAGGGacttttacatattttaaccaaCTATTGATGCCATACATGATAGCCCCACGTATTTGGTGGTAGTTAGTGGATGAGTCTGTAAAATTTATGAAGACATGCAAAGTAAAACCAGGACGCAACAGTAGCTATTCATTCATTTACCCTCTAATGTTTATGACGTCTAATGCATGAAAACAGTTTAGAGATGTTTTAGTTAGGTAAAATAGTACTTCATGTTCTTAACTTTTTGCTTAAAATATGGAATCCAATTTAATTTCGTCAGTTTTGTACAATCCTCTTAGGTAGAAGGAATTTATGTCTGAAACAATGTAATTGCCTTATACATTGTAAGTGGATAAGAACAACCCTCATATTCTTCTAACTTGTTGCTCTTTCCACTACAATAATTTATTAACACATATATGTAATACGATAAAACACAACATTATCTACTTAAAATGTTAAAACAACATATGCATACATCGGTAGACAAGTTCAACTAATGGCCAGCAGCATCGTCACCATGCTTGAGAGCATCCATTTCTTCCCTGAATTTGGCAATAGCAGCCCTAGGTAGGGAAACCAACACCCTAGCTCCGCCTTTCATTGATTGGTCCAGTTTGCAAGGAGGCAATAAAAACACCAAATCCACGTACCCAAACATGTTCCACGGCAATGGTATCATGTTCACACATCCTTTCCATCCAAAATCTATGTCTTCCACTAGACCCAACCGCCTCCAGTCTGTTATCACCATGGTTGCACCACTGGCTGCTTCAAACTTCATGTTTAGTTCCCTCAGTTTCTCGTTAATGCTCATCAAGTTCCATATATAGTCATTGTTGGTAGCAAGCTTTTTGCCCTCCTTGATTTGTTTCACAGCTTTTGTGAGCGACCCTTCATTGAGTTCCTTCCCTGTCATGGATGCATTTGCCGCGGTGAAAGCATTGCCATAGTATCCTTCAGGCAATGGTGGTTTCACAGTGCGTCTCATACCTACAGCCATGGAGAAAATTGTTTTTCCATCTGGGTTCAATTTTAATGCTCTGAACCTTGCTCTCCATATATAGGCTGATAGGACCTCAAGGCTGGTCACTGTTTCATCTTTGCTTTCTTTGATCAAATTCATTTTCAAGGTTTTTATGCTGTCTTCGGTTACATAAAAGCAATCATGGACTATGTCAGTAGATGGCAGATATGGTGAAGTTGCAGACGAGGCCTTATCGAGCATATCTGAAGGGATTGCTTCGATAGGTTTGGCTACCAGTAAGTGCCTATCCCATACTGGTTTAACCGAGGGCTCGTTGTTACCACTTGCAAGCTCAGCCAAGGCTTGAAAGACCTGAGCTGCACCAAAGCCATCGCAAACCGAGTGTGATAAGCTCAAAGCAATGGTGAACCCTCCACATACGAACTTGGTCACCTGCATGACTAAAGGGTGATAACCATCGTCAGATTCTGATGGGAAATCCAAGGCAAATTCTTTACCAGTTTTAACATCTATGCCGTCCAAGTAATTCAACGAAGAGAGCTTGCAATTCGCAGTTGCTACTAAGAAAGGCACCCCATCATCAGTATTGCAAGTGATTCGAAGTTTCCCATCAGTCTCCCTCTTCATCTTCCCTGCTAGTGGATAGTAATAAACCAAGAGGTTGGAGAGAGCTTCCTTGATTATTGAAGCTGGATCTTTTATCTCTTCTCCCTTAGTACAAAAATCGGCATTTGATTGGTATACGAAAACAGTGTGGCACATGATCTCAAGGTTAAGATCATTGTCAATGGTGGAGAGAGATAGAAGGTGTGAGGGTGTTGGTTTGGAGGGTTTAACGAACGCTATGTCTTTTCTGTCAACTGAGAACATGATGCTACTGTGGGTTGCCATTGGAGATTTGGGGGAAAAATTCAAAGGTCTAAAGGTGAGGCTTAGATAGGTAATGGAAAATGGAAGTGCTCCATTATATAGAGTTTCCATATTATGGGCTTATCCATATCCAGTACCATTATTACGAGATGACTCGTAAGATGTTAGAGATTACGACGTTGGTAATGATGGGATCTCAATGATTTTTTGTAAAAAGTATACCAAGTGCACTTTGCAAAGCAGAAAAACCGCGTCAATACATGTTGAGTGGTAAgaaatttgttgttttttttatacaTGATAACTACAAAATCAAAAGCTGCTGGAAAAAATATCATCAACCTcatgaaaatggtaaaatattTCATCATTTGAAGTTTGAAGGAGTTATA includes:
- the LOC107927034 gene encoding spermidine coumaroyl-CoA acyltransferase, giving the protein MATHSSIMFSVDRKDIAFVKPSKPTPSHLLSLSTIDNDLNLEIMCHTVFVYQSNADFCTKGEEIKDPASIIKEALSNLLVYYYPLAGKMKRETDGKLRITCNTDDGVPFLVATANCKLSSLNYLDGIDVKTGKEFALDFPSESDDGYHPLVMQVTKFVCGGFTIALSLSHSVCDGFGAAQVFQALAELASGNNEPSVKPVWDRHLLVAKPIEAIPSDMLDKASSATSPYLPSTDIVHDCFYVTEDSIKTLKMNLIKESKDETVTSLEVLSAYIWRARFRALKLNPDGKTIFSMAVGMRRTVKPPLPEGYYGNAFTAANASMTGKELNEGSLTKAVKQIKEGKKLATNNDYIWNLMSINEKLRELNMKFEAASGATMVITDWRRLGLVEDIDFGWKGCVNMIPLPWNMFGYVDLVFLLPPCKLDQSMKGGARVLVSLPRAAIAKFREEMDALKHGDDAAGH